From a single Candidatus Sulfotelmatobacter sp. genomic region:
- a CDS encoding AAA family ATPase gives MTDGLDRLKVLINSSTPIVVMETAEEVHAVKMVRDACVELNMATFEWSIADGLLRSGTNEPPEGQKISLQARIDQAMAWNQRSQPHVRTSLSPGAAEGDRLARAMASTLGSSSPGGTGVAAAASGTAIYNTREPVQALANMESMTIEAVFILKDFHRHMDDPVVVRRLRDVGQKFAANRRTVVITAPEISVPAELAKLVEYFDLPLPDRDRLREIIHEMFARLSKTYTLKMQLDAAGADAMAANLRGLTEEEAERAISQALVTRYALCPESVTDVLEAKKQLLRRSGLLEFVEASDTLSAIGGLENLKHWLGQRRGAWEDSAREFGLEPPRGMIILGVQGCGKSLCARAVAGEWKLPLVKFDTSAVYDKFIGETEKRIRKVFQVAEGLAPCVLWIDELEKVFAGSGPDSASADAGVSSRLLASFLSWMQDKKAPVFVAATCNNVTVLPPELIRKGRFDELFFVDLPNQAERKQILTIQLTKRKRNPADFDLEKIATAAKGYSGAEIDAAVQGGLYAAYSEKKPLSTQSLLDALAQTVPLSITRAEEIETLRDWARTRAVPATARDAIAGG, from the coding sequence ATGACAGACGGACTTGATCGCCTGAAAGTGCTTATCAACTCCTCGACGCCCATCGTAGTGATGGAGACGGCGGAGGAGGTGCACGCTGTCAAGATGGTGCGCGACGCCTGCGTCGAACTCAATATGGCGACGTTCGAGTGGAGCATCGCCGATGGCTTGCTGCGCTCGGGCACGAACGAACCGCCTGAGGGACAGAAGATATCGTTGCAAGCCCGCATCGATCAGGCGATGGCCTGGAACCAGCGCAGTCAGCCGCACGTGCGAACCTCGCTGAGCCCCGGCGCCGCCGAAGGGGATCGGTTGGCTCGGGCGATGGCTTCGACGTTGGGGTCATCATCACCGGGTGGAACTGGCGTCGCCGCCGCGGCCAGCGGCACGGCGATCTATAACACGCGCGAACCGGTGCAGGCGCTGGCGAATATGGAGTCGATGACGATCGAAGCCGTATTTATCCTGAAAGATTTTCATCGCCACATGGATGATCCAGTTGTAGTGCGGCGGCTGCGCGACGTGGGACAGAAATTTGCCGCCAACCGGCGAACCGTGGTCATCACGGCGCCCGAAATCTCCGTGCCCGCAGAGCTGGCCAAGCTGGTGGAATATTTCGATCTGCCGCTGCCCGACCGCGATCGCCTGCGCGAGATTATCCACGAGATGTTCGCGCGGCTCTCGAAGACTTACACATTGAAGATGCAGTTGGACGCCGCCGGTGCCGATGCCATGGCGGCGAACCTGCGCGGCCTGACCGAAGAGGAGGCCGAACGTGCCATTTCGCAGGCGCTGGTGACGCGCTACGCGCTGTGCCCGGAGAGCGTGACCGATGTGCTCGAGGCCAAGAAGCAACTGCTGCGGCGGTCGGGCTTGCTGGAGTTTGTGGAAGCTTCCGACACTTTGTCTGCAATCGGAGGATTGGAGAATCTGAAACACTGGCTCGGCCAGCGGCGCGGGGCTTGGGAAGATTCCGCGAGAGAATTCGGACTGGAGCCGCCGCGGGGAATGATTATCCTGGGCGTACAGGGATGCGGCAAATCACTATGCGCGCGCGCCGTGGCCGGCGAGTGGAAACTGCCGCTGGTCAAGTTCGATACGTCGGCGGTTTACGACAAGTTCATCGGCGAGACGGAAAAGCGTATTCGCAAAGTGTTTCAGGTCGCCGAAGGACTTGCTCCGTGCGTGCTTTGGATTGACGAGTTGGAAAAAGTTTTTGCCGGAAGCGGGCCGGATTCGGCTTCGGCCGATGCGGGCGTTTCTTCGCGGCTGCTGGCGTCGTTTCTGTCGTGGATGCAAGACAAGAAGGCGCCGGTTTTCGTCGCCGCTACATGCAACAACGTGACCGTGCTGCCGCCGGAATTGATTCGCAAGGGCCGCTTTGATGAATTGTTCTTCGTCGATCTGCCCAATCAGGCTGAGCGCAAGCAGATCCTCACGATACAACTTACGAAGCGTAAGAGGAATCCGGCAGATTTTGATCTGGAAAAAATCGCGACGGCGGCCAAGGGATACTCCGGCGCCGAAATCGATGCCGCCGTGCAGGGCGGACTGTACGCGGCTTACTCGGAGAAGAAGCCGCTCTCCACGCAGTCGCTGCTCGATGCACTGGCCCAGACCGTCCCACTCTCGATCACCCGCGCGGAAGAAATTGAGACGCTGCGCGATTGGGCGCGGACGCGGGCTGTGCCTGCGACGGCTCGGGATGCAATCGCCGGGGGCTAG
- the era gene encoding GTPase Era, whose product MPFRSGFVCILGRPNAGKSTLLNALVGEKLAIISPKPQTTRNRIQGVVHVPQRKGKNGKSEGGGQIVLVDTPGVHKPDSSLGRKMMVEVREALEGCDLVLVIMDVTRKLDPRDQFALELLRRPKGASKTKAFLILNKVDLIREKSKLLPLIEEYRKLYDFSEVIPISALKRKGLDDLLELAISALPAGPAYFPEDQITDQPARFMAAEIIREQVLLNTSEEIPYATTVIVDSFEEGARLTRIAATIYCEREGQKGILVGKGGSMLKKIGTSARLQIERMLGTKVFLELYVKAEPGWRDSRRFVEELDWRRQLEQRMFEKRGFEHRMLDEAAEPVAPARTTTKGDS is encoded by the coding sequence ATGCCCTTCCGCTCCGGATTCGTTTGCATTCTTGGCCGCCCTAACGCGGGGAAGTCTACTTTGCTCAATGCGCTGGTGGGCGAGAAGCTGGCGATCATTTCTCCTAAACCCCAGACTACTCGCAACCGCATTCAGGGTGTGGTGCATGTGCCCCAGCGCAAAGGCAAGAACGGAAAGAGTGAAGGCGGCGGCCAGATTGTGCTGGTCGACACGCCCGGCGTGCACAAACCTGACAGTTCCCTCGGCCGCAAGATGATGGTCGAAGTGCGCGAGGCGCTGGAGGGTTGCGACCTGGTACTGGTGATCATGGATGTCACGCGCAAGCTTGATCCGCGCGACCAGTTCGCATTGGAATTGCTGCGGCGGCCGAAGGGTGCGAGCAAGACGAAAGCATTTCTTATATTGAATAAGGTCGACCTGATTCGCGAGAAGTCGAAGCTGCTGCCGCTGATCGAGGAATACCGTAAGCTTTACGACTTCAGCGAAGTCATTCCCATTTCCGCGCTCAAGCGCAAGGGCCTTGACGATCTTCTCGAGCTGGCGATTTCGGCGCTACCCGCCGGACCGGCATATTTTCCCGAGGACCAGATCACCGATCAGCCGGCGCGATTCATGGCCGCGGAAATTATTCGTGAGCAAGTACTGCTGAACACCAGCGAAGAAATCCCCTACGCGACCACGGTGATCGTCGACAGCTTCGAGGAGGGCGCGAGGCTGACCCGGATCGCGGCGACCATCTATTGCGAGCGCGAAGGGCAGAAGGGAATTCTCGTGGGTAAGGGCGGATCGATGCTGAAAAAAATCGGCACTTCGGCCCGGTTGCAGATTGAGCGCATGCTGGGGACGAAAGTATTTCTTGAGCTCTACGTCAAAGCCGAGCCGGGATGGCGCGATTCACGCCGCTTTGTTGAAGAACTCGATTGGCGGCGTCAGTTGGAGCAACGGATGTTTGAAAAGAGGGGGTTTGAACATAGGATGTTAGACGAGGCGGCAGAGCCGGTCGCTCCCGCGCGTACAACAACGAAGGGCGACTCGTAA
- a CDS encoding nuclear transport factor 2 family protein, which yields MLYAQETQQHHGYSAAAEQAVTKLEQEWFADQLALSWPKLKSMISEDFVLTESDGKLGTRETMLEGYKTESSLTSNIKMTFLVVHAVAAYAVIAIGLDDITLKAKDGRISHRYERFTDTWILRDGRWQCVAEQLTLGQP from the coding sequence ATGCTTTACGCACAGGAGACACAGCAACACCACGGATATTCCGCCGCCGCAGAACAAGCGGTCACCAAACTCGAGCAGGAATGGTTTGCCGACCAACTGGCCCTGTCCTGGCCCAAGCTCAAGAGCATGATTTCCGAAGACTTTGTGCTTACGGAGTCAGACGGCAAGCTTGGCACTCGAGAAACGATGTTGGAAGGGTATAAGACGGAATCGTCCTTAACCTCGAACATCAAGATGACGTTTCTTGTGGTCCACGCCGTAGCTGCCTACGCGGTAATAGCCATCGGACTGGACGACATTACTCTGAAGGCCAAGGACGGACGCATCAGCCATCGCTACGAGCGTTTTACCGATACCTGGATCTTGCGCGATGGCCGCTGGCAGTGTGTCGCAGAACAATTGACCCTGGGCCAGCCATAG
- a CDS encoding sigma-54 dependent transcriptional regulator encodes MPNILIIDDEAGIRDSLAGVLADEGYAASCAESGEACLALLRKTGFDVVLLDIWLPGVDGLETLERIRELENPPEVIMISGHGTIETAVRATKLGAYDFLEKPLSIEKTLILVKNAIESRKLHQENIDLKKQLQVKSIIVGDSIPMKALRQQIGLMAPTNGRVLIYGESGTGKELVAHAIHLQSLRKDETFVEVNCAAIPEDLIESELFGHCKGSFPGAASTKEGKFQRAHGGTLFLDEVGDMSLKTQSKVLRTLEEQRFTPVGGDETTTVDVRVIASTNKDLDEEISRGNFREDLFYRLNVIPFFVPPLRERKEDIPLFTRHFLKELASTYGRRPREISDDAIGVLMRYSWPGNVRELRNVIERIVIMNPTTTRFDAKHLPPLVYREGSRRAPKSEFSTLHQARDAYERDYILKTLDQNHGNVSRTAEVLGLERSHLYRKMKALGITAKE; translated from the coding sequence ATGCCTAACATCCTCATCATTGACGACGAAGCCGGAATCCGGGATTCGCTGGCGGGAGTTCTGGCCGACGAGGGTTACGCGGCATCCTGCGCAGAGAGTGGCGAGGCCTGTCTTGCGTTGCTGCGCAAGACTGGGTTTGATGTCGTCCTGCTCGATATCTGGTTGCCGGGCGTGGATGGCCTCGAGACTCTGGAGAGAATTCGGGAACTCGAGAATCCTCCCGAGGTGATAATGATCTCCGGCCACGGCACGATCGAGACGGCGGTGCGCGCCACAAAACTTGGCGCCTATGACTTCCTCGAAAAACCGCTCTCGATCGAGAAAACTCTCATCCTGGTGAAGAACGCAATCGAATCCAGAAAGTTACACCAGGAAAATATTGACCTGAAGAAGCAGCTTCAGGTGAAGAGCATCATCGTCGGCGATAGCATCCCGATGAAGGCGCTGCGCCAGCAGATTGGCCTGATGGCTCCGACCAACGGCCGGGTTTTGATCTACGGCGAGTCGGGCACAGGCAAAGAGCTTGTCGCCCACGCCATTCACTTGCAGAGCCTACGCAAGGACGAAACGTTCGTAGAGGTCAATTGCGCTGCGATTCCGGAAGACTTAATCGAGAGCGAATTGTTCGGCCACTGCAAAGGTTCGTTTCCCGGCGCGGCCTCGACCAAAGAGGGTAAGTTCCAACGCGCGCACGGTGGAACGCTTTTTCTCGACGAAGTCGGCGACATGAGCCTGAAGACACAGTCGAAGGTGTTGCGCACGCTCGAAGAGCAGCGCTTCACGCCCGTGGGCGGCGATGAAACCACCACCGTGGATGTGCGCGTGATCGCCTCGACCAACAAGGATCTGGATGAAGAAATATCGCGGGGGAATTTTCGCGAAGATCTTTTCTACCGGCTCAACGTGATCCCGTTTTTCGTTCCGCCGCTCCGCGAACGCAAAGAAGACATTCCGTTATTTACGCGCCATTTCCTGAAGGAATTAGCCTCGACGTATGGCCGCCGTCCGCGGGAAATCAGCGACGATGCCATTGGCGTGCTCATGCGGTACTCGTGGCCGGGCAATGTACGCGAATTGCGCAATGTGATCGAGCGCATCGTGATCATGAATCCGACGACCACGCGTTTCGATGCGAAACATCTGCCGCCGCTGGTCTACCGCGAAGGCAGCCGGCGCGCGCCCAAGAGCGAGTTCTCCACTCTGCATCAGGCGCGCGACGCCTACGAGCGCGACTACATCCTGAAGACGCTCGACCAGAATCACGGCAATGTCAGCCGCACCGCCGAGGTGCTGGGCCTGGAACGCAGCCATCTTTATCGCAAAATGAAAGCCCTGGGAATCACGGCGAAGGAATAA
- a CDS encoding hemolysin family protein: MNLAVSISLLFLLGLLTLVSYVDLVYQEIGKFLSREFQDNIDVFELKIEPELGVARPRAALSMAVLKQLTTATIALLVGYLVFSDQSWGIYEILQAAISLILIIIVCNRFLPFVFFSRTKGEWLAHWTLILKVLIYLVMPVTLVLGFLQSVASLTKQNTGEQPETSAEAVDALIEAGQEEGIIQEGDRDLIQSVVEFSGKTVREAMKPRPQMFAVPSDTTVERFIEMLRAKHYSRVPVYEGSIHNIKGIVYTQDVLQVPDSEARVRTVDSIMRRDVYFVPESKLGSDLLREMQKQNIRMAIVVDEYGGVAGLVTIEDLVEEIVGEIRDDHEKPEIVREGDRSFIVAGGTDVDRLDELFGAKPEGKESSTIAGLVSELAGRIPRKGEVVEEDGLRFEVLESTDRKVERVRVTAVQPRQMKLI, from the coding sequence ATGAACCTGGCCGTTTCCATCTCGCTTCTTTTCCTGCTCGGATTGCTTACCCTGGTTTCATACGTAGATCTTGTATATCAGGAGATCGGAAAATTTCTTTCCCGCGAATTCCAGGACAACATTGATGTCTTCGAACTGAAAATCGAACCGGAACTGGGAGTTGCGCGCCCACGCGCCGCGCTGTCCATGGCCGTGCTCAAACAACTGACCACCGCGACCATTGCGCTGCTGGTCGGTTACCTGGTCTTCAGCGATCAATCCTGGGGCATTTACGAGATTCTACAGGCGGCGATCAGCCTGATCCTGATCATCATCGTCTGCAACCGCTTTCTGCCGTTCGTATTTTTCTCGCGAACCAAGGGCGAGTGGCTGGCGCACTGGACGCTTATTCTCAAAGTTCTGATCTATCTGGTCATGCCGGTCACGCTGGTTCTGGGTTTCCTGCAGTCGGTGGCTTCGCTGACCAAACAGAACACTGGCGAGCAGCCCGAGACTTCGGCGGAGGCGGTCGACGCGTTGATTGAAGCAGGGCAGGAAGAAGGCATTATTCAGGAAGGCGACCGCGACCTGATTCAGTCGGTGGTGGAGTTCAGCGGCAAAACCGTCCGCGAGGCAATGAAGCCGCGCCCGCAGATGTTTGCCGTGCCTTCCGATACCACGGTCGAGCGCTTCATCGAGATGCTCCGCGCCAAACACTATTCGCGCGTGCCCGTATATGAAGGCAGCATCCATAACATCAAAGGGATCGTCTACACGCAGGACGTGTTGCAGGTGCCCGACAGCGAAGCCCGCGTGCGCACGGTCGATTCCATCATGCGGCGCGATGTCTACTTCGTTCCCGAGAGCAAGTTGGGAAGCGATCTGCTGCGCGAGATGCAAAAGCAGAATATCCGCATGGCGATTGTCGTCGATGAATACGGCGGTGTTGCCGGGCTGGTGACGATTGAAGATCTGGTCGAGGAGATTGTCGGGGAGATCCGCGACGACCACGAGAAACCGGAAATTGTGCGCGAGGGCGATCGTTCCTTCATCGTCGCAGGCGGCACGGATGTCGACCGGCTCGACGAGCTTTTCGGCGCCAAGCCTGAGGGCAAAGAGTCTTCCACCATCGCGGGCCTCGTCAGCGAACTCGCGGGAAGAATTCCGCGCAAGGGCGAAGTGGTGGAGGAAGACGGCCTGCGCTTCGAAGTGCTGGAATCCACCGACCGCAAAGTGGAGCGCGTGCGAGTGACTGCCGTGCAACCCCGGCAGATGAAGCTGATATGA
- a CDS encoding ATP-binding protein, translating into MEPGASSEEQLPEHDFDPNKLDLRVRVTLAADRKAVDPVVAQVMESVRQMKNVDGKEDAIELALQEALANAVVHGAKEDPTKIVECLVACDEQRGILIIVRDPGPGFDPQAIPSCTMGENLYSNHGRGIFLINQLMDEVEFHKNGTEIHMVKR; encoded by the coding sequence ATGGAACCTGGGGCTTCTTCCGAGGAACAACTCCCCGAGCACGATTTCGATCCCAATAAACTTGATCTTCGGGTGCGGGTCACGCTCGCCGCCGACCGCAAGGCTGTGGACCCGGTTGTGGCGCAGGTTATGGAATCCGTTCGCCAGATGAAAAATGTCGATGGCAAGGAAGACGCCATCGAACTCGCTTTGCAGGAAGCGCTGGCCAATGCAGTCGTTCACGGCGCCAAGGAAGATCCCACGAAGATTGTTGAGTGCCTGGTGGCGTGCGACGAGCAGCGCGGCATTCTCATCATTGTGCGCGATCCTGGGCCGGGCTTCGATCCGCAGGCAATTCCCAGTTGCACGATGGGCGAGAATCTCTACTCCAATCACGGCCGCGGAATTTTTCTCATCAATCAACTGATGGATGAGGTGGAGTTCCACAAGAACGGGACTGAGATTCACATGGTGAAGCGGTAG
- a CDS encoding DUF4230 domain-containing protein, translating to MPVRSRAAVASALVVGLFLGVIFVGSLGAVMLSRASGRSALSRAWSAVTGRTLTIDVSQPTVVDRIQRLQRLETVIYTMDKIVTGAKENPFLPNFLAGDRLLMLVHGEVVAGIDFSVLKPGDVTVDGKAVRLHLPAPQLFSTRIDSAKTRVYSRQTGLLVPTDPNLETQVRQEAERQLQEAAMADGILRNAQQNAAATITGLLQGLGFEKIEFD from the coding sequence GTGCCGGTCAGATCCCGCGCGGCCGTTGCGTCTGCCCTCGTCGTTGGATTGTTCCTCGGGGTAATCTTCGTCGGCTCGCTTGGAGCGGTGATGCTCTCGCGCGCTTCGGGACGATCCGCGTTAAGTCGCGCATGGTCGGCGGTGACCGGCAGAACGCTGACGATTGATGTGAGCCAACCGACCGTTGTCGATCGCATTCAGCGGCTTCAGCGCCTTGAAACTGTGATTTATACGATGGATAAAATTGTGACTGGCGCAAAAGAAAATCCATTCCTGCCAAATTTTCTGGCGGGAGATCGGCTGCTAATGCTGGTGCACGGAGAGGTCGTGGCGGGCATCGATTTTTCCGTCTTAAAACCGGGCGACGTGACAGTGGATGGCAAAGCAGTTCGTTTGCATCTTCCCGCGCCTCAATTATTCAGCACTCGAATTGACAGCGCGAAGACTCGAGTATATTCGCGGCAAACCGGGTTGCTGGTGCCGACCGATCCCAATCTGGAAACGCAAGTGCGTCAGGAGGCAGAACGTCAACTGCAAGAGGCCGCTATGGCGGATGGCATTTTGCGAAACGCTCAGCAGAACGCCGCGGCGACGATCACTGGTTTGTTGCAGGGCTTAGGATTCGAGAAAATCGAATTCGACTAA
- the ybeY gene encoding rRNA maturation RNase YbeY, with amino-acid sequence MDLVILQRKVAGLNGAALDRFVRRARKAAGLHGQVNVLVTSGAAVRALNRQFRDQNKATDVLSFASPFAPLERRKRPQLAGEIAISADMARENSAQLGHSVAEEVKILALHGILHLAGFDHERDNGQMARKESTLRRALGLPVALIERVHVHAPERKSSRFQRGARGRPAQRTAARGTA; translated from the coding sequence ATGGATTTGGTTATTTTGCAGAGGAAAGTCGCAGGTTTGAACGGAGCGGCGCTTGATCGCTTTGTGCGCCGGGCACGGAAGGCCGCCGGCCTGCACGGACAGGTGAATGTATTAGTCACCAGCGGTGCGGCCGTACGCGCCCTGAATCGTCAGTTTCGGGACCAAAACAAAGCCACAGATGTGCTGTCGTTCGCATCTCCATTTGCGCCGCTGGAACGTCGCAAGCGGCCCCAACTGGCGGGCGAAATCGCCATTTCTGCCGACATGGCGCGGGAAAATTCTGCCCAGCTTGGGCATTCCGTCGCCGAGGAAGTGAAAATTCTGGCGTTGCACGGCATTCTGCATCTGGCAGGCTTTGACCATGAGCGCGATAATGGTCAAATGGCGCGCAAGGAGTCTACATTGCGTAGGGCGCTCGGGCTACCGGTTGCCCTGATCGAACGAGTGCACGTGCACGCTCCGGAGAGAAAATCCTCAAGGTTCCAGCGTGGCGCCCGCGGTCGCCCGGCGCAGCGGACAGCAGCGCGGGGGACGGCATGA
- a CDS encoding ATP-binding protein, giving the protein MAQPATLPPSKTSHRKQAIILLAISVFLLLAILVSQTAFDLTFLRPGNNEEIVVFAALSALIFLLFVALTFVLMRNLLKLFAERRLGVLGSKFRTRMVAGALLLSSLPVMVMYWFAYGLMNRSIDKWFSTPVEEVRADTHAMATLLANYAMQNARAEAYSIAASPEIAHGFSGQGFAGVVTEFQHHEQTLQGGFALAVRDDNEEASFNAPAPWAVVKGKLPLSAAAAGHPAQFSWQDTDYTLGSAPVDGGGLILVAIPLPREFSQTVHEVEASQQRYYDLARERKLVRRTYMGLLLLLTMIVLFVTTWLALFLSKIVTRPLSALAEATQEISRGRLDYRVPVSAADEIGDLVRSFNRMAEDLEGSRRQIEASSRDLSAANAELDQRRRQMETILESIPTGVLSLDAGRRVSHANQALLRMFHPDGGHQSTNQILLGAALTDVFPADVLEDFEPLLRRADRMGMTASQMEMQLPRASLNVAVTVATLKHQGEGSGYVVVFEDLSDLLKAQKQAAWREVARRVAHEIKNPLTPIALSAERIQRHLDRATPSDPASVGVVRACAETIAGAAETVRRLVDEFSTLARFPVAKPQPADINEVIENALSMFNGRLDGIAVHTTLASDLPKVMADGEGIKRAVANLVDNAAEATQDSLVREIEISTALVASRDAIEITVADTGHGVTRELKEKLFLPYFSTKKRGTGLGLAIVNRIVEDHHGSIRVEENHPIGTRFIVELPLAFEPASAAASVQHV; this is encoded by the coding sequence ATGGCACAACCCGCGACACTTCCGCCCTCGAAAACATCCCACCGCAAGCAGGCCATCATTCTTCTGGCCATCTCTGTTTTCCTCCTGCTCGCCATTCTGGTTTCGCAAACTGCGTTTGACCTGACCTTCCTGCGGCCCGGCAACAATGAGGAAATCGTAGTCTTCGCAGCACTGTCGGCGCTGATCTTCCTGCTGTTCGTCGCGCTCACATTCGTCCTGATGCGTAACCTTCTGAAGCTCTTCGCCGAACGGCGCCTGGGCGTGCTGGGCTCGAAGTTTCGTACGCGCATGGTTGCCGGAGCTCTCCTGCTCTCATCCTTGCCGGTCATGGTGATGTACTGGTTCGCCTACGGACTCATGAATCGCTCGATCGACAAGTGGTTCTCGACCCCGGTCGAGGAAGTCCGTGCCGATACTCACGCGATGGCCACGCTGCTCGCGAACTATGCCATGCAAAACGCGCGCGCCGAAGCCTATTCGATTGCGGCCTCTCCCGAAATTGCGCACGGATTTTCCGGGCAAGGCTTCGCCGGCGTGGTGACCGAGTTTCAACATCATGAGCAGACGCTGCAAGGCGGATTCGCCCTTGCGGTGCGCGACGACAACGAAGAGGCCAGTTTCAATGCGCCAGCTCCGTGGGCAGTGGTGAAGGGAAAATTGCCGCTGTCCGCGGCGGCCGCCGGTCATCCAGCGCAATTCAGTTGGCAGGACACCGATTACACGCTGGGCAGCGCTCCAGTCGACGGCGGAGGCCTGATTCTGGTGGCCATTCCTCTACCTCGAGAATTTTCCCAGACAGTGCATGAGGTCGAGGCCAGCCAGCAACGGTACTACGATCTCGCTCGCGAGCGGAAGCTGGTGCGCCGTACTTACATGGGTCTGCTTTTGCTGCTCACCATGATCGTGCTCTTCGTGACCACATGGCTCGCATTATTTCTGTCGAAGATTGTGACCCGCCCGCTTTCCGCCCTGGCTGAAGCTACGCAGGAAATTTCCCGCGGACGCCTGGACTACCGTGTTCCCGTGAGTGCCGCCGATGAAATCGGCGACCTGGTGCGTTCGTTCAACCGCATGGCGGAAGATCTCGAGGGAAGCCGGCGGCAGATTGAAGCTTCGAGCCGCGATCTGAGCGCGGCCAATGCCGAACTCGACCAGCGCCGTCGCCAAATGGAAACGATCCTTGAAAGCATTCCCACCGGAGTGCTTTCGCTCGACGCTGGGCGGCGGGTGAGCCACGCCAATCAGGCGCTGCTGCGCATGTTTCATCCCGATGGCGGACACCAGAGCACGAATCAGATTCTTCTCGGAGCAGCTTTAACCGATGTTTTCCCCGCCGATGTGCTGGAAGATTTCGAACCTCTGCTGCGTCGCGCCGATCGCATGGGCATGACCGCCAGCCAGATGGAAATGCAGTTACCTCGCGCCTCGTTGAACGTCGCCGTGACGGTAGCGACTCTGAAGCACCAGGGCGAGGGCTCCGGATATGTTGTCGTCTTCGAAGATCTCTCGGATTTGTTAAAGGCGCAGAAACAGGCCGCATGGCGGGAAGTTGCGCGCCGCGTAGCGCATGAAATTAAGAATCCGCTTACCCCTATCGCATTGTCGGCCGAGCGCATTCAGCGGCATCTCGACCGTGCCACGCCGAGCGATCCCGCCTCTGTAGGCGTGGTCCGTGCCTGCGCCGAAACCATCGCAGGCGCTGCCGAGACTGTCAGGAGACTCGTGGATGAGTTTTCGACTCTGGCTCGCTTCCCTGTTGCAAAACCCCAGCCCGCGGATATTAATGAAGTGATTGAGAACGCGCTCTCCATGTTCAACGGCCGCCTCGATGGAATTGCCGTTCACACCACTCTCGCTTCCGATCTGCCCAAGGTGATGGCCGACGGCGAAGGCATCAAACGCGCCGTCGCCAACCTGGTGGACAATGCTGCCGAGGCTACGCAGGACTCGCTGGTACGCGAAATTGAGATTTCAACCGCGCTGGTGGCCAGCCGCGACGCAATCGAGATCACGGTCGCCGACACCGGCCACGGGGTGACCCGCGAACTCAAGGAAAAACTTTTCTTGCCATATTTTTCCACCAAGAAGCGCGGCACCGGACTGGGCCTGGCGATCGTCAACCGGATTGTCGAAGATCATCACGGCTCGATCCGCGTGGAGGAGAATCATCCCATCGGCACGCGGTTCATCGTTGAGTTGCCATTGGCGTTCGAACCGGCGTCGGCCGCGGCCTCCGTGCAGCACGTGTAG
- a CDS encoding PhoH family protein — protein MKKNIGVGPNIETLFGTRDENVRLLEDGLNVTINLKSNAIELEGAARDVARAEQVFADYDSLQRSGHTFNNGDLHSMMRVLISDPNTTLRGLADAGRQRSLGRRTVQPKSSNQRRYLETIEKHDMVFGIGPAGTGKTYLAVAMAISALLAKRVNRIILARPAVEAGERLGFLPGTLQDKIDPYLRPLYDALYDMIDPEKVDRYLEKNVIEIAPIAFMRGRTLNDSFVILDEAQNTTSEQMKMFVTRLGFNSKAVITGDVTQIDLPNARRSGLLEAMDVLKNVEGLAFVQFDESDVVRHHLVQRIVRAYDEHKTRIAGQQQMFLLAEPRSEQRAEQRQGDAATADQTATKDDKRTSAEAKG, from the coding sequence ATGAAGAAGAATATCGGAGTTGGCCCTAACATCGAGACGTTGTTCGGTACGCGGGATGAAAATGTGCGCCTGCTCGAAGACGGCCTCAACGTCACCATCAATCTAAAATCGAACGCCATTGAACTGGAGGGCGCGGCGCGGGACGTGGCGCGGGCCGAGCAGGTATTTGCCGACTACGATAGCCTGCAACGCTCTGGCCACACTTTCAATAATGGCGACCTGCATAGCATGATGCGGGTGCTGATCTCCGATCCCAATACGACGCTGCGCGGATTAGCCGACGCCGGGAGGCAGCGGTCGCTGGGACGCCGTACCGTACAGCCTAAGAGCAGCAATCAGCGCCGCTATCTCGAGACCATCGAGAAGCACGACATGGTTTTTGGCATCGGCCCGGCTGGTACGGGCAAGACTTATCTAGCCGTGGCAATGGCGATTTCCGCGTTGCTGGCCAAGCGTGTGAACCGCATCATTCTGGCGCGTCCGGCGGTCGAGGCGGGCGAGCGCCTCGGTTTTCTGCCGGGCACTTTGCAGGACAAGATTGATCCATACTTGCGGCCGCTGTACGACGCCTTGTATGACATGATCGATCCGGAGAAAGTGGATCGCTACCTCGAGAAGAACGTCATCGAGATTGCGCCCATTGCGTTTATGCGCGGGCGCACACTCAACGATTCGTTCGTCATTCTCGACGAGGCGCAGAACACGACATCGGAGCAGATGAAGATGTTCGTCACGCGCCTGGGATTTAATTCGAAGGCGGTCATCACCGGCGATGTTACGCAGATCGATCTGCCTAACGCGCGCCGCAGCGGGTTGCTCGAAGCCATGGACGTACTGAAAAATGTTGAGGGACTGGCCTTTGTCCAGTTCGATGAGAGCGACGTGGTGCGGCATCACTTAGTGCAACGCATCGTTCGGGCCTACGACGAACACAAGACCAGGATTGCAGGACAGCAGCAGATGTTCCTGCTGGCCGAGCCCCGGTCGGAGCAAAGAGCTGAGCAGCGCCAAGGTGACGCGGCAACGGCTGACCAGACAGCGACAAAGGACGACAAGCGGACCTCCGCCGAAGCTAAGGGATAA